From the genome of Ectobacillus sp. JY-23, one region includes:
- a CDS encoding LCP family protein, which yields MKDRYQYLMQQKKKKKRRRITLLLIILLLLGGGGYYVYSSFSSLLDIYSGTKTKKSDLRKEEVEITKKPFTVLIMGVEDYSSGGHNGRTDSLIFAAVNPKTQRVTMMSIPRDSYVSIPGRTKKDKINAAYAYGGEQLTIDTVEQLLRVPVDHYTKIDFNGFKQIVDAVGGVTVDVPFDFVEGSDLNPRKGITFKKGKQHLNGEEALAYARMRKHDPRGDFGRADRQRQLLSAIFEKINTPSSLLKVNDLAKAVGKNIKTDIPVSDGLALYRKFSKFNAQSIETLKLEGEDATINSIYYYQLDEESVDAAHDTFMDILELVPKEDTTKDTTDNTNEESTQ from the coding sequence ATGAAAGACCGCTATCAATATTTAATGCAACAAAAGAAAAAGAAAAAACGAAGACGTATTACTTTGCTGCTTATCATTTTGCTGCTGCTTGGCGGCGGCGGATACTATGTATATAGTTCCTTCTCTTCTCTGCTGGACATTTACAGCGGAACAAAGACGAAAAAGTCCGATTTGCGCAAAGAAGAAGTTGAGATTACGAAAAAGCCGTTTACTGTGCTGATTATGGGCGTAGAAGATTACTCTTCAGGCGGCCATAACGGGCGCACGGATTCTCTAATTTTTGCAGCGGTGAACCCTAAAACACAACGTGTTACCATGATGAGCATTCCACGTGACAGCTACGTCTCAATCCCAGGCCGAACGAAAAAAGATAAAATCAATGCAGCCTATGCTTATGGAGGCGAACAGCTTACGATTGACACAGTGGAGCAATTGCTGCGCGTACCGGTTGATCATTATACGAAAATCGACTTTAACGGCTTTAAACAAATCGTTGATGCAGTCGGTGGTGTAACTGTGGATGTACCATTTGACTTTGTAGAAGGTTCCGACCTGAACCCTCGTAAAGGGATTACATTTAAAAAAGGAAAGCAGCATTTGAATGGTGAAGAAGCACTTGCCTATGCGCGTATGCGTAAGCATGACCCACGCGGCGATTTCGGAAGAGCAGACCGTCAACGTCAATTACTTTCTGCTATTTTTGAGAAGATAAACACACCATCCTCTTTATTAAAAGTAAACGACTTAGCAAAAGCAGTCGGTAAAAATATTAAAACGGATATTCCGGTTTCAGACGGTTTAGCATTATATAGAAAGTTTTCTAAGTTTAATGCGCAGTCCATTGAAACCTTAAAGCTTGAAGGTGAAGATGCAACGATTAACAGCATTTATTACTATCAATTGGACGAGGAAAGCGTAGATGCAGCTCATGATACATTTATGGATATATTAGAGCTTGTGCCAAAGGAAGACACAACGAAAGATACAACTGATAATACAAACGAAGAAAGTACGCAATAA
- a CDS encoding NlpC/P60 family protein, whose amino-acid sequence MKQLKMVTTVIATGLIMFSTAAPQVNAERSKQTIQANIHTKEQERKEIMKQMDERLNEIKALEKTIADNETKLKQTETDISETQKLIREKTMAIDALQKKIEQRGEVIKKRLVSLQTQPTTNIVTEVVINAKSFADLLDRMNSINLLLQSDKSILEAQEKDKAQVEKDRELILQKEQQLRTFMEELQKTQQQLATDRQAKQAIWNELNDKLQAIVAAIAAENRELTKAEERDFQRLSLNLQRSDNTEDTKPAPAAPAPASPGFTAPTPAPAGGVVAKAQQYLGVPYVFGGASPRGFDCSGFISYIYGGGRKTAAGYYASATKISTPQPGDLVFFANTYKPGISHIGIYVGNGQMIHASDKGIAYSSLSSSYNRKHFAGYGRL is encoded by the coding sequence ATGAAACAATTGAAAATGGTTACAACTGTAATCGCTACGGGTCTTATAATGTTTTCAACAGCAGCACCTCAAGTAAACGCAGAACGAAGCAAACAAACCATTCAGGCTAATATACATACAAAAGAGCAAGAACGTAAAGAAATTATGAAGCAAATGGATGAGCGTTTAAACGAAATTAAAGCGCTTGAGAAAACGATTGCTGATAATGAGACGAAACTAAAGCAAACAGAGACGGATATTTCTGAAACGCAAAAGTTAATTCGTGAAAAAACGATGGCAATCGATGCGTTACAAAAGAAAATCGAACAGCGCGGAGAAGTTATAAAAAAACGTTTGGTATCATTGCAAACACAGCCAACAACAAATATTGTAACAGAAGTCGTTATCAATGCGAAAAGCTTTGCAGATTTATTAGATCGGATGAACTCTATTAATCTTCTATTACAATCTGATAAAAGTATCTTAGAAGCGCAGGAAAAGGATAAAGCACAGGTTGAAAAAGATCGTGAGTTAATCCTTCAAAAAGAGCAACAACTTCGTACATTCATGGAAGAGCTTCAAAAAACACAGCAGCAACTTGCGACAGATCGTCAAGCTAAACAGGCAATTTGGAATGAGCTAAATGACAAATTACAAGCAATCGTTGCAGCAATCGCAGCTGAAAACCGTGAACTAACAAAGGCAGAAGAGCGTGATTTCCAACGCCTTTCTCTTAATCTGCAACGCTCTGACAATACAGAAGATACAAAGCCGGCACCAGCTGCACCAGCACCTGCAAGCCCTGGCTTCACAGCACCTACACCGGCACCAGCAGGTGGTGTAGTAGCGAAAGCACAGCAGTATTTAGGTGTTCCGTACGTGTTTGGAGGTGCATCTCCACGCGGTTTTGACTGCAGTGGGTTTATCTCTTATATTTACGGCGGTGGTCGTAAAACAGCGGCAGGCTATTATGCTTCGGCAACTAAAATCAGCACGCCACAACCAGGAGACTTGGTTTTCTTTGCTAACACATATAAGCCGGGTATTTCCCATATCGGTATTTATGTAGGAAATGGACAAATGATTCATGCGAGTGATAAAGGAATTGCCTACTCTAGCTTAAGTAGCTCCTACAACAGAAAACATTTTGCGGGATATGGAAGACTGTAA
- a CDS encoding ComF family protein, whose product MNCLICFDELQVGDTWFSYLVPRYIKAVCAHCDQKLQRIQGVLCVCCGRMHNTSSSVSENICEDCELWRRLGDPLTCNRSLYVYDDEMKKHMNRFKFRGDVAMAKFFGLELRALFRHSFRHYTPVPVPLSTERLEERGFNQSEILAELLQVPFHTLLARRHTEKQSKKSKRERMNTENPFFLSNEVVCGKKYVLIDDIYTTGVTVRQAASILRKNGAADVAALTLCRG is encoded by the coding sequence ATGAACTGTCTCATTTGTTTTGATGAATTACAAGTCGGCGATACGTGGTTTTCTTATTTGGTTCCAAGATATATAAAAGCAGTATGTGCGCATTGCGATCAAAAACTGCAGCGGATACAAGGTGTACTTTGCGTATGTTGTGGGCGTATGCACAATACGTCATCGAGTGTGTCTGAAAACATATGTGAGGATTGTGAGCTATGGCGGCGTCTGGGGGACCCGCTAACATGTAATCGTTCTTTATATGTATACGATGATGAAATGAAGAAGCATATGAATCGGTTTAAATTTCGCGGCGATGTAGCGATGGCGAAATTTTTCGGGCTGGAGTTACGGGCGCTGTTTCGACATTCATTCCGTCATTATACACCTGTTCCTGTCCCTTTGAGTACGGAACGCCTGGAAGAACGCGGCTTTAATCAAAGTGAGATATTGGCAGAGCTTTTACAAGTACCGTTTCACACTCTTTTAGCGCGTCGACATACAGAAAAGCAAAGCAAAAAAAGCAAACGGGAACGTATGAACACAGAAAATCCCTTCTTTTTGTCGAATGAAGTGGTATGTGGCAAGAAATATGTGTTAATTGATGATATTTATACAACAGGTGTAACGGTGCGGCAGGCAGCCTCTATCTTGCGTAAGAATGGCGCGGCCGATGTGGCGGCGTTGACGCTGTGCAGAGGTTAG
- a CDS encoding glycosyltransferase family 4 protein — MDVRIYVAAFLVSFLTVVIATPLLIRASHKAGLVDRPNERKVHTTAIPRTGGIAIICGVILGVILFPVSFPNFKGVAIGSAIIIFVGIIDDIYTLPPLYKLAGQIVAAIIPIAYGVTISKFMLPFYGEINFDVMRYVITFVWIIIVTNSINLIDGLDGLAVGISTVALTIMLLFAFAQQQYMLVGYIVLLIGSNVGFLVYNFHPAKIFMGDVGSLFLGYTISLLSILGFFKGVALTSVLIPVIMLAIPLSDTFFAVVRRVGDKKGIMKPDKFHLHHCLMRLGYSHRRTVLILYGAAILFGTVALFFPYYNYRAAIVLFLILLFFIELFAEIIGLTGRKTNPILRLLRKMGLLLPDKRA; from the coding sequence ATGGATGTACGTATTTATGTTGCGGCTTTTTTAGTCAGCTTTTTAACAGTTGTCATCGCAACGCCGCTTTTGATTCGCGCGTCGCATAAAGCTGGCTTAGTGGACCGTCCAAATGAGCGGAAGGTGCATACAACAGCAATTCCTCGCACAGGAGGGATTGCAATTATTTGCGGTGTAATTCTCGGGGTGATTTTGTTTCCGGTCTCTTTTCCGAATTTTAAAGGTGTTGCAATCGGATCAGCCATTATCATTTTCGTAGGAATTATTGATGACATCTATACGTTGCCGCCGCTGTATAAACTGGCGGGACAAATCGTTGCTGCAATCATTCCCATAGCCTACGGAGTTACAATCAGCAAGTTTATGCTTCCGTTTTACGGTGAAATTAATTTTGATGTAATGCGTTATGTTATTACCTTTGTTTGGATTATTATCGTCACCAATTCCATTAACCTTATTGATGGACTTGATGGCTTAGCCGTCGGAATTTCTACCGTCGCTCTTACCATCATGCTGTTGTTTGCTTTTGCGCAGCAACAATATATGCTTGTCGGCTATATTGTGTTGTTGATTGGTAGTAATGTCGGTTTTCTTGTGTATAATTTTCATCCGGCAAAAATTTTTATGGGTGATGTGGGGTCTTTATTTTTAGGATATACCATCTCACTGCTGTCCATTTTGGGATTTTTTAAAGGTGTGGCGCTTACCAGTGTGCTCATCCCGGTGATTATGCTAGCTATTCCGCTTTCAGACACCTTTTTTGCCGTTGTAAGGCGAGTGGGGGATAAGAAGGGGATTATGAAACCTGATAAATTCCATTTGCATCATTGTTTAATGCGGCTCGGATATAGTCATCGCCGCACGGTGCTTATTTTATATGGCGCCGCTATTTTATTCGGAACGGTTGCCTTGTTTTTTCCGTATTATAATTATCGAGCAGCCATTGTACTATTTCTTATTTTGTTGTTTTTCATTGAACTATTTGCAGAAATTATTGGATTAACAGGGCGAAAAACAAACCCGATTTTACGATTATTAAGAAAGATGGGATTGCTGCTGCCAGATAAAAGAGCTTAA
- a CDS encoding UDP-glucose/GDP-mannose dehydrogenase family protein, whose translation MRVTVVGTGYVGLVTGVGLAKLGHDVICMDIDHKKITALQQGKIPIYEPGLQELTIECLKRETLQFTSDPSYAYRYANLIFLAVGTPQHPDGTTNLSYIENACDTIAAHLTESAFIITKSTVPVGTNERLRARMVKRLPMGIEVEFASNPEFLREGSGVHDFFHGDRIVIGTENEKVRLQLQELYEPLEIPIFFTDIRSSEMIKYASNAFLATKISFINEISNICQKTGADVEAVAHGMGMDMRIGSQFLKAGIGYGGSCFPKDTNALVQIAGDVEHDFRLLKAVIEVNNQQQEVLVDMAENVMTLTGKKVALLGLSFKPNTDDIREAPSIAIAKRLLAAGAIVRAYDPQAMDNMKRLLPDLLYINAAEAALQDADAAFIVTEWKEIIHIPLKRYAELMKTPRIFDGRNVYSLHEALEAGVEYYSIGRKGIKSETLTTR comes from the coding sequence ATGCGCGTTACAGTTGTTGGAACGGGGTACGTTGGCTTGGTGACAGGTGTTGGTTTGGCAAAATTGGGACACGACGTCATTTGTATGGATATCGACCACAAGAAAATTACGGCTTTGCAGCAAGGGAAAATTCCGATCTACGAGCCTGGTTTACAGGAGTTAACGATAGAGTGTTTAAAACGAGAAACACTACAATTTACGAGCGATCCTTCATATGCATATCGGTATGCAAATCTGATTTTTTTGGCTGTAGGAACGCCGCAGCACCCGGACGGCACGACCAATTTATCTTACATTGAGAACGCATGTGATACAATTGCTGCGCATCTGACGGAATCGGCCTTTATTATCACCAAGAGTACGGTACCGGTTGGAACGAATGAGCGGCTGCGTGCACGTATGGTGAAGCGGCTACCAATGGGTATAGAGGTTGAGTTTGCTTCTAATCCGGAGTTTTTAAGGGAAGGATCGGGTGTGCATGACTTTTTTCATGGTGATCGCATCGTAATTGGAACGGAGAATGAGAAAGTGAGGTTACAGCTGCAGGAGTTATATGAACCGCTTGAAATTCCAATCTTTTTTACGGATATCCGCAGCTCAGAAATGATTAAGTATGCCTCTAATGCATTTTTAGCAACGAAAATTAGCTTTATCAATGAGATATCAAATATCTGTCAAAAAACAGGTGCTGATGTGGAAGCTGTTGCACACGGTATGGGAATGGATATGCGAATTGGTTCTCAATTCTTAAAAGCGGGCATTGGCTATGGCGGCTCTTGTTTTCCAAAAGACACAAATGCGCTTGTGCAAATAGCAGGTGATGTAGAGCATGATTTCCGGCTGTTAAAAGCTGTGATTGAAGTAAACAACCAGCAGCAGGAAGTGTTGGTGGATATGGCAGAAAACGTGATGACACTTACCGGGAAAAAAGTTGCGCTCTTAGGTCTTTCCTTTAAGCCAAATACAGATGATATACGGGAAGCGCCTTCTATAGCCATCGCTAAGAGATTGCTGGCAGCAGGAGCTATTGTACGAGCATACGATCCGCAAGCAATGGATAACATGAAGCGCTTGTTACCCGATTTATTGTATATAAATGCAGCGGAAGCGGCACTGCAAGATGCTGATGCGGCGTTTATTGTGACAGAATGGAAAGAAATTATACATATACCTCTTAAGCGCTATGCCGAGTTAATGAAAACGCCGCGTATCTTTGATGGACGTAATGTTTATTCCTTACATGAAGCCCTTGAGGCAGGTGTGGAATATTACTCGATTGGTCGTAAAGGGATTAAAAGTGAGACACTGACAACTCGATAA
- the cspD gene encoding cold-shock protein CspD, which yields MQGKVKWFNAEKGFGFIEREEGDDVFVHFSAIQQDGYKSLEEGQEVEFEIVEGARGPQAANVTKL from the coding sequence ATGCAAGGAAAAGTAAAATGGTTCAATGCAGAAAAAGGTTTCGGATTCATCGAGCGTGAAGAAGGAGACGACGTGTTCGTTCACTTTTCCGCAATCCAACAAGACGGATACAAGTCTTTAGAAGAAGGCCAAGAAGTAGAATTCGAGATTGTAGAGGGTGCGCGCGGACCACAAGCTGCTAACGTAACAAAGCTGTAA
- a CDS encoding DegV family protein, with protein sequence MRTAIVTDSTAYIPKDVLDRLDIHMVPLNVTFGDASYQEETEITDLQFYMKVREQEELPKTSQPAIGLFVELFERLAKEYDAIISIHLSSGISGTYQTATTVGNMIENARVYTYDSEISCAVQGFYVREAAKMAQEGREPEAIIARLDEMKQTMDAYFVVDDLNHLQRGGRLNSAAAFIGSLLQVKPVLYFRDKVIIPFEKIRTRKKALKRIIEIFDEQASKGMPMEAVVIHANCEEEAKRWQAELQALYPHVNVSLSYFGAVIGTHLGEGAIGLGWYVK encoded by the coding sequence ATGAGAACAGCGATTGTCACCGACAGTACAGCATATATTCCAAAAGATGTACTAGATCGGTTAGATATACATATGGTTCCGTTGAATGTAACCTTCGGTGATGCCTCTTATCAAGAAGAAACGGAAATTACGGATCTACAGTTCTATATGAAAGTCCGCGAGCAAGAGGAATTGCCGAAAACGTCACAACCGGCGATCGGACTGTTTGTGGAATTGTTTGAACGTTTGGCAAAAGAGTATGACGCGATTATCAGCATTCATCTATCCAGCGGCATTAGCGGCACGTATCAAACAGCAACAACAGTGGGAAATATGATTGAAAATGCGCGTGTGTACACATATGATTCTGAAATCAGTTGTGCAGTACAGGGCTTTTATGTGCGAGAGGCGGCAAAAATGGCACAAGAAGGCCGAGAACCTGAGGCCATTATTGCGCGTTTGGATGAAATGAAACAAACCATGGATGCGTATTTCGTGGTAGATGATTTAAATCACCTGCAGCGCGGCGGTCGTTTGAATAGCGCAGCTGCTTTTATTGGTAGTCTTTTACAAGTAAAGCCGGTATTATATTTCCGAGACAAAGTTATTATCCCGTTTGAAAAGATTCGTACTCGTAAAAAAGCGCTCAAACGAATTATAGAAATCTTTGATGAGCAGGCAAGCAAAGGCATGCCGATGGAAGCAGTGGTCATTCATGCAAATTGCGAGGAAGAAGCAAAGCGTTGGCAAGCTGAACTGCAGGCGCTGTATCCTCATGTGAACGTTAGCCTTAGCTATTTCGGTGCCGTTATTGGTACGCACTTAGGTGAAGGTGCAATTGGACTTGGATGGTATGTAAAATAA
- a CDS encoding DEAD/DEAH box helicase yields the protein MLQGRRLLLHEIDIPLKDERVQYETALVPKGKSYLCKRCGNDTPYLFAQTPCVRCGVCVYCRKCIMMGRVQSCSTLVSMPPEPLPIQHKPLHWNGTLSTGQQQASDAIVRAVLEKKEHLIWAVCGAGKTEMLFAGIEAALQRRERVCIAAPRTDVVLELHPRLQQVFPHIDVIALYGNSPDRYRNAPLVIATTHQLLRYYRAFDILIIDEVDAFPYTVDKTLRYAAEQARKQQAALIHLTATPSKLWKREIRSGKRSATIISARYHRQPLPLPMFVWSGNWKSHIEKGRLPTVVQNWVRTHVKNKRPVFLFVSKVSYVQPLVACMKQFHLSTEGVHAEDPNRKEKVASFRKGEIAVLVTTTILERGVTIANLQVAVLGAEEPIFTESALVQIAGRVGRNASFPNGDVVLFHFGKTKAMLAARRHIQSMNRDARQNGYFE from the coding sequence ATGTTGCAGGGCAGACGGTTGTTATTACATGAAATTGATATTCCGTTAAAGGATGAACGTGTTCAGTACGAAACAGCGCTCGTTCCTAAAGGTAAGAGCTACCTGTGCAAGCGCTGCGGCAACGATACGCCGTATTTATTTGCACAAACGCCTTGTGTACGTTGCGGTGTTTGTGTTTATTGTCGTAAATGTATCATGATGGGGCGCGTACAATCATGCTCCACACTTGTCTCTATGCCTCCTGAGCCTTTGCCTATTCAGCATAAACCACTGCATTGGAACGGTACTTTGTCTACAGGACAACAACAAGCATCAGATGCAATTGTGCGCGCTGTATTAGAAAAAAAGGAGCACCTTATATGGGCGGTATGCGGTGCTGGTAAAACAGAGATGCTGTTTGCTGGTATTGAAGCCGCATTACAGCGCAGAGAGCGCGTATGTATTGCAGCGCCGCGCACCGACGTTGTTCTTGAATTGCACCCCCGCTTACAACAAGTATTTCCTCACATTGATGTTATCGCTTTATATGGCAATAGCCCCGATCGCTATCGTAATGCGCCTCTTGTTATCGCTACAACACATCAACTTCTTCGCTATTACCGCGCATTTGATATCCTTATTATTGATGAAGTGGATGCTTTTCCTTACACAGTAGATAAAACCTTGCGCTATGCGGCCGAGCAAGCGCGTAAGCAGCAAGCTGCGCTTATCCATCTTACTGCGACACCGAGCAAGCTGTGGAAGCGTGAAATAAGAAGCGGTAAGCGCTCAGCGACAATCATTAGTGCGCGTTACCATCGTCAGCCACTGCCCTTGCCAATGTTTGTGTGGAGTGGTAATTGGAAGTCACATATAGAGAAGGGGAGGTTGCCTACTGTTGTGCAAAACTGGGTAAGAACTCATGTGAAAAACAAACGTCCTGTTTTTTTATTTGTATCTAAAGTTTCTTATGTACAACCGCTCGTTGCATGTATGAAGCAATTTCATCTTTCTACAGAGGGGGTTCATGCAGAAGATCCTAATCGTAAGGAAAAGGTAGCTTCATTCCGTAAAGGAGAGATAGCTGTTCTTGTGACAACAACAATACTGGAGCGAGGTGTTACCATCGCTAATTTACAAGTTGCAGTACTGGGTGCGGAGGAGCCAATTTTTACAGAGAGTGCACTTGTACAAATTGCAGGGCGCGTCGGGCGAAACGCGTCGTTTCCAAATGGTGATGTCGTGTTGTTTCACTTTGGAAAAACCAAAGCAATGCTAGCAGCCCGCCGTCATATCCAATCCATGAATCGTGATGCGCGGCAGAATGGGTATTTTGAATGA
- a CDS encoding YigZ family protein: protein MLNQYYTVKGYGEHEIIIEKSRFICFIDRAETEEAAQAFIQSIKKKHHNANHNCSAYLIGEYDEIQKANDDGEPNGTAGVPMLEVLKKKKLKNTVVVVTRYFGGIKLGAGGLIRAYGKSVSEGVAHTGMVERRLMRHMRTSVEYTLLGKVENELRSSAFLLQEIEYLDQVTFHTYVAEEETAAFEEWMVELTNGRCEIVSAESLYIEIDVN, encoded by the coding sequence TTGTTAAATCAATATTACACTGTAAAAGGGTATGGAGAGCACGAGATTATCATTGAGAAATCGCGGTTCATTTGTTTTATAGATCGTGCTGAAACAGAGGAAGCGGCACAAGCTTTTATTCAAAGCATTAAGAAAAAGCACCATAACGCTAATCACAACTGCTCCGCCTACCTCATTGGGGAATACGACGAAATCCAAAAAGCAAATGATGATGGTGAACCAAACGGAACAGCAGGTGTACCAATGTTGGAAGTTCTAAAGAAAAAGAAGCTCAAGAACACAGTCGTTGTTGTAACCCGCTACTTCGGAGGAATTAAACTTGGTGCTGGCGGCCTAATTCGCGCGTATGGAAAAAGCGTAAGCGAAGGAGTTGCTCATACAGGTATGGTAGAGCGCCGCTTAATGCGTCATATGCGCACAAGCGTAGAGTACACCTTACTTGGAAAAGTAGAGAATGAACTGCGTAGCTCTGCTTTTTTGCTACAGGAAATAGAATATTTAGATCAAGTAACGTTTCATACGTATGTAGCGGAAGAAGAAACCGCTGCATTCGAAGAGTGGATGGTTGAACTGACCAATGGCCGCTGTGAGATTGTGTCCGCCGAGTCACTATATATTGAAATCGATGTTAATTAA
- a CDS encoding glycosyltransferase family 4 protein — translation MNLQLIYAFIASFITVLLVTPLVIKLAFKIGAVDKPNARKVHQKITPRIGGLAIFIGVVVGYFVSGLYNERMTTIVVGAIVIVIIGILDDMYELSAKWKFLGQVFVALLIVRSGLMIDYVNIPFTNDSYELGLFAYPLTIFWIVGITNAINLIDGLDGLSAGVSSIALTTLAVMAFLGNTPLILTIAVIVIASTIAFLFYNFNPAKIFMGDTGALFLGYCISILSLLGLYKSVTLFSLIVPIIILGVPIFDTSFAIIRRLVNKQPISAPDKSHLHHRLLAMGFSHRKTVLLIYMFGIFFSVSAIVFSRLLLWQSMLILLVLLLVGEIIAEVIGLVHEKYKPIISVYRKVKARLEN, via the coding sequence GTGAACTTACAGCTTATTTACGCGTTTATCGCGTCTTTTATCACAGTGCTGCTCGTTACCCCTCTCGTAATCAAGCTCGCATTTAAAATTGGTGCCGTAGACAAACCGAACGCCCGAAAGGTGCATCAAAAAATCACGCCGCGTATTGGTGGTCTTGCCATCTTTATTGGTGTAGTTGTTGGTTATTTTGTTAGCGGATTATACAACGAGCGAATGACAACGATTGTGGTAGGAGCAATTGTTATTGTAATCATTGGTATTTTGGACGATATGTATGAGCTATCTGCAAAATGGAAGTTTCTCGGTCAAGTATTTGTGGCCCTTCTGATTGTACGAAGCGGCTTGATGATTGATTATGTGAATATTCCTTTTACAAATGACTCATATGAACTTGGTTTATTTGCATATCCTTTAACAATATTTTGGATTGTAGGTATTACAAATGCCATTAACTTAATTGATGGCTTAGATGGTTTATCAGCAGGCGTTTCATCTATTGCTTTAACAACACTTGCTGTTATGGCCTTTTTAGGAAATACACCTCTTATACTAACGATTGCTGTTATTGTAATCGCAAGTACAATTGCTTTCCTATTCTATAACTTTAACCCAGCAAAAATCTTCATGGGTGATACAGGGGCGCTGTTCCTTGGCTATTGTATCTCCATTTTATCCTTGCTTGGTTTATATAAGAGCGTTACCTTGTTTAGTTTGATTGTTCCTATTATTATTCTGGGTGTACCTATTTTCGATACAAGTTTTGCAATTATTCGCCGTTTAGTAAACAAGCAACCCATTTCGGCGCCTGATAAATCACATTTGCATCACCGCCTGCTTGCGATGGGTTTTTCTCACCGAAAAACGGTTCTGCTGATTTATATGTTTGGTATTTTCTTCAGCGTTAGTGCCATTGTATTTTCCAGACTTTTATTATGGCAGTCTATGCTAATCTTACTTGTACTTCTTCTAGTCGGTGAAATTATTGCCGAAGTGATTGGACTTGTCCATGAGAAATATAAGCCAATAATTTCGGTGTACCGAAAAGTAAAAGCTCGTCTCGAAAACTAA
- a CDS encoding helix-turn-helix domain-containing protein, giving the protein MEHNPALCPKFESAFTLLSKKWTGLIIQSLLGEPMRFREIAEIIPNMSDRMLSERLKELESEGIVVRTVYPEVPVRIEYTLTAKGRALENVMGEVQKWAERWV; this is encoded by the coding sequence ATGGAACACAATCCTGCTTTATGTCCTAAGTTTGAGTCCGCGTTCACCCTGCTCAGCAAAAAGTGGACAGGTCTCATCATTCAATCGCTTTTGGGTGAGCCGATGCGTTTTCGAGAAATCGCGGAAATTATTCCTAATATGAGTGATCGGATGCTTTCAGAGCGCTTAAAAGAGCTTGAAAGTGAAGGTATCGTGGTGCGTACTGTATACCCTGAAGTCCCAGTTCGCATTGAGTATACGCTAACTGCCAAAGGAAGAGCGCTTGAAAATGTGATGGGTGAAGTGCAAAAATGGGCGGAGCGCTGGGTGTAG